One window from the genome of Echinicola vietnamensis DSM 17526 encodes:
- a CDS encoding HlyD family secretion protein has translation MSKFTYILTFWIIIIGCLIYVNFNLSNFNNSFYGIAENNDFVVSYGGLVEIKEIHVVSGQNVTKGDTLIEVIRPELDQRIREISDQLVTLRSQKIANEMNNQSMISQLEAEIKAKRAEIESQIRQIEMQYDINKSLTNELKSLKFEADSSSTLNPTEARINSLNKDLELLTSPLKLRIEQLKAQSNPQKNPHNIQIQNLENELNKLKQEKKKLIVYAQADGVIGTVGFKSGEIVSPYTPILILNSQTPSYITGFIHENSYQNIQIADQVQVQSLADNSKKLMGEVVGVGSNIAEYPERLRKNMEVRLWGREIQVKIPKQNQLLLGEKVILKKTH, from the coding sequence ATGAGCAAGTTTACATATATTCTCACTTTTTGGATCATCATTATTGGATGTTTGATTTATGTCAATTTCAACCTTAGTAATTTTAACAACTCATTTTATGGTATTGCCGAAAACAATGATTTTGTTGTTAGTTATGGAGGTTTAGTGGAAATTAAAGAAATCCATGTAGTATCAGGCCAAAATGTGACAAAAGGGGATACGTTGATTGAAGTAATAAGACCTGAACTGGATCAACGAATCCGCGAAATCTCTGACCAACTGGTTACGCTGAGGAGTCAAAAAATTGCCAATGAAATGAACAATCAGTCCATGATTTCGCAATTGGAAGCTGAAATAAAAGCCAAGCGTGCTGAAATAGAGTCTCAAATCCGGCAAATTGAAATGCAATATGACATCAACAAATCGTTGACCAATGAACTGAAAAGTTTAAAGTTTGAAGCTGACAGTTCTTCCACATTGAATCCAACTGAAGCAAGAATCAATTCGCTAAATAAGGATTTAGAATTGTTAACCAGCCCCCTTAAGCTTCGAATAGAACAGCTCAAAGCACAGTCAAACCCACAAAAAAATCCTCATAACATTCAGATACAAAATTTGGAGAATGAACTAAATAAGCTAAAACAAGAAAAGAAAAAACTTATTGTTTATGCTCAAGCCGATGGTGTAATTGGTACTGTGGGTTTTAAATCAGGAGAAATTGTTTCCCCTTACACCCCGATTTTAATTCTTAATTCGCAAACCCCTTCCTATATCACCGGATTCATTCATGAAAACAGCTACCAAAACATACAAATCGCCGATCAGGTCCAAGTACAGTCCTTGGCGGATAATTCAAAAAAACTTATGGGGGAAGTAGTGGGCGTGGGCTCGAATATCGCCGAATATCCTGAACGGCTTAGGAAAAACATGGAAGTACGATTATGGGGAAGGGAAATCCAAGTAAAAATCCCCAAACAAAACCAATTGTTACTAGGCGAAAAAGTTATCCTCAAAAAGACGCATTAA
- a CDS encoding DUF4956 domain-containing protein has product MDYFSLQTTAEYPAFFTVLYSVMFAFSLAVLVAFTYYKTSEIAGYSATFIQALVLSPIVAIMVIQAIGDSVAIGLGMLGALAIIRFRTNFRNPRNIIFLFASLAIGISCGVYGYAIAIVGTLFFCLTAFILNLTSFGKNHLPTGMLRINYEGTEDLKDSIEKELSNWCKSFNLQVLRSNTSVEDFRKYQFSYQVRMKNQQIETQLLASLQKINPSFSLRMEYDIVNETFN; this is encoded by the coding sequence ATGGATTATTTTAGTCTTCAAACTACCGCTGAATATCCCGCTTTTTTCACAGTGCTCTATTCTGTCATGTTTGCATTTAGCCTAGCGGTATTAGTTGCATTTACCTATTACAAGACGTCAGAAATCGCAGGGTACAGTGCAACATTTATTCAAGCTTTGGTGCTAAGCCCGATAGTTGCTATTATGGTTATTCAAGCTATTGGAGACAGTGTAGCCATAGGCTTGGGCATGTTAGGAGCATTGGCAATCATCAGGTTTCGGACTAATTTCAGAAACCCGAGGAATATTATTTTCCTATTTGCCAGCTTGGCCATTGGGATTTCCTGCGGAGTATATGGATATGCAATCGCTATCGTGGGTACGCTTTTCTTCTGCCTTACTGCCTTCATCCTAAATTTAACCTCCTTTGGAAAGAATCATTTACCAACTGGAATGCTAAGGATAAATTATGAAGGAACTGAAGACTTAAAGGATTCGATCGAAAAAGAGCTTAGCAATTGGTGTAAATCTTTTAACCTTCAAGTATTAAGGTCAAATACCTCCGTAGAAGACTTTAGAAAGTACCAGTTTTCATATCAAGTACGCATGAAAAATCAACAAATAGAAACACAATTATTAGCATCACTTCAAAAAATCAATCCAAGTTTTTCTCTACGGATGGAGTATGATATTGTTAACGAAACTTTTAATTAG
- a CDS encoding capsule assembly Wzi family protein, producing the protein MPFRFKAIFLFSMVWMPLAAMAQTANLNAPFLEDYLRRQQLIGKFDKHFSFNLRPLNPNMEDLEGAFANSTYAKLYGYNDDQVFEDGKLVVKPLPIFIKSQFNSKYAFGVNDGAMIPNRGLQVLLSGGVYLEYGGLTVQFQPELMSAQNRDYIGFPDKTNGYHYMDYYEWLNTSDIPERFGTGSYTKFLPGQSSIKYSYRDFSVGISTEMLWWGPGKRNSLLMSNNAPGFLHATIETKRPVKTNIGYFEGQLIAGQLQSSGFLPPNSGLVYKNTPAYIPKRDEDWRYLSGITISYQPKWVPGLSVGYSSVSQMYHNDMDSFGDYLPLFNGEKGPKNIENPDRDQRNQLSSGYFRWMSHGGLFEFYGEYGSNGNSRQLRDFLVNPDLNRAFTFGFSNLIPLKKEDAYIQISSEMTQTGQTVRDAIISYNSWYTHPHVRHGYTHLGQVLGAGNGPGSNVIFAGASYVQNYNRIGFQVERIVYNLDYYYNTYEIIKDWRRKYIDLTPALVADWKLDNFLLSGKLQYIYSLNYKWYLENSPDQYFVAGWDRNNFVGQVSLMYLFE; encoded by the coding sequence ATGCCATTCCGTTTCAAAGCGATATTTTTGTTCTCCATGGTATGGATGCCTTTGGCTGCCATGGCCCAGACCGCTAACCTCAATGCGCCATTTCTGGAAGATTACCTGAGAAGACAGCAGCTAATTGGGAAATTTGACAAGCACTTTTCGTTTAACCTACGTCCACTAAACCCCAACATGGAGGATTTAGAAGGAGCCTTTGCGAACAGTACTTACGCCAAACTCTATGGCTATAATGACGATCAGGTTTTTGAAGATGGTAAGTTAGTGGTCAAGCCCTTGCCCATATTCATAAAGTCCCAGTTCAACTCGAAGTATGCATTTGGGGTGAACGATGGTGCCATGATCCCTAACCGTGGACTTCAAGTATTGCTGAGCGGTGGGGTGTACTTGGAATATGGTGGCCTTACAGTCCAATTCCAACCAGAATTGATGAGTGCCCAAAATAGAGATTACATTGGGTTTCCGGACAAGACCAATGGCTATCACTACATGGATTATTATGAATGGCTGAACACCAGTGATATCCCAGAGCGTTTTGGCACAGGATCCTACACCAAGTTTCTTCCCGGCCAATCCAGCATCAAATATTCCTATCGTGATTTTTCTGTGGGAATTTCCACGGAAATGCTTTGGTGGGGGCCTGGCAAGCGCAACTCCCTCTTGATGAGCAATAATGCTCCGGGCTTTTTACACGCCACGATAGAAACCAAAAGACCTGTGAAAACCAATATCGGTTACTTCGAGGGGCAGCTTATCGCTGGCCAATTGCAAAGTTCAGGATTCCTCCCTCCAAATTCCGGTTTGGTCTATAAAAACACTCCAGCCTACATCCCCAAAAGAGATGAAGACTGGCGGTACCTCTCAGGCATCACCATAAGTTATCAGCCCAAATGGGTCCCCGGCCTAAGTGTCGGCTACAGCAGTGTTTCCCAAATGTACCATAATGACATGGACAGCTTTGGGGACTATCTGCCCCTTTTCAACGGTGAAAAAGGGCCAAAAAACATCGAAAACCCTGATCGTGATCAGCGAAACCAATTAAGCTCCGGATACTTCCGATGGATGAGCCATGGCGGGCTATTTGAGTTTTATGGTGAATACGGCTCTAACGGCAACAGCAGGCAATTAAGGGACTTTCTGGTGAACCCTGATCTGAACAGGGCCTTTACGTTTGGTTTTAGCAACCTTATTCCCCTTAAAAAAGAAGATGCCTATATCCAGATCAGCTCAGAGATGACCCAAACGGGACAGACTGTTCGTGATGCCATCATCTCCTATAATTCTTGGTACACCCACCCTCATGTCAGGCATGGCTACACCCATTTGGGACAAGTTTTGGGTGCAGGGAATGGTCCGGGGAGCAATGTGATTTTTGCCGGCGCCAGCTATGTCCAAAATTACAACAGAATAGGGTTTCAAGTAGAGCGCATTGTTTACAACCTCGATTATTACTACAACACCTACGAGATTATTAAGGACTGGAGGCGTAAATATATTGACCTGACACCTGCTTTGGTAGCGGATTGGAAATTGGATAATTTTCTACTTTCCGGAAAGCTCCAATACATTTATTCGCTCAACTACAAATGGTACTTGGAAAACAGTCCAGACCAATATTTCGTGGCCGGATGGGACCGTAATAATTTTGTAGGACAGGTAAGTTTGATGTATTTATTTGAATAA
- a CDS encoding CotH kinase family protein produces MENIYEPLLFTKMHKFLFFCTLLFFINFGVKSQQITINEVMSSNDGSFYDDDNDDEDWIELYNYGESAINLGGFSLTDDKDETDKWEFPDFTLQPGAYLLIWASGKNKKDSMSPLHTNFSISADGEALYLFTPDNEEISKIDVPPVPTNYSYGRFPNGTGDWYFYNSPSPKKSNGENGQSNLLSPPTFSTPPGWYSQPTTIELTSSVPEAMILYTLDGSIPDINNLDGEGIPFLINYFHFGEWNESKNISRRNTTYVYTTPLQLSDKTSKDNDLSDIITTYRTDFGHGWKRPQENVFKGQVIRTATYKDGNISPVNTGSFLFHPDKNNRYELPIISLVSSQENLFGHEEGIYVQGKEYFDAGGTEHSYVSVANYYHRGKDWEKQVHLEFFLKNGKLDFSQNLGTRIHGGGSRSKPMKSLRLYGRNEYDSDNEMAYTFLPEASDAFGNTMESYKHLLLRAGGDYMDIYTDAVSQKIMSPAKVDLQDSRPSILLLNGEFWGIINLRERLNDHHISRKYHVKDDNLIILNAPWGNGSESQVETGEPSDISYYRNLYQFAIDKDLSQETNYSYIEEHLDVLSYVDYNIMFIYMNNTDWDGEKHFRYWRTKETSSKPYEDGKWRLMIWDFDASARYQAPASYDFLDNFIHPEGGGEFRPTGDPEKTALLRSLLTNASFRNLFINRFADHINTTFHPDRTARIIQERYQELQPHLEEHFKRWNHHGTNEDRKNELITYFKERPNYQRKHIEDHFNIEEDLKLTLDVSNPNHGFIKCNTIDIKPSTPGIPDQSYPWNGTYFKNIPVTLEAKPMEGFEFHHWAVGEERYNDPTITLSLEENTKALAVFTPTEEQSQRLIHFWHFDKDNVENDVALTQIEASYSLTGSNAVLHFQPVIPYYPPPSGTAGIMDRVNDPTPINYREKGNRGKPYLSNQMRGIRTRNPLVMSGKEAFLVFEIPTNNFKDIILSMAISRTGSGPEKALIEYTMDGEEWISDQLETKEILLEEDFKLVSMDFTSILGANNNKDFKVRLKFSGPTVFGDAGNARFNNVSVDGYLIEDVITDLPSNPEETPGNYLEKIYPNPTNDKLNLKFKGDSHSNIRYMEIINSNGNIINKIDNIPSNQITISTSAFPTGLYTLKIVTNQKIEISKFIKL; encoded by the coding sequence ATGGAAAATATTTACGAACCACTGTTGTTTACTAAAATGCACAAATTTTTATTTTTTTGTACACTATTATTCTTTATCAATTTTGGAGTAAAGTCTCAGCAAATCACGATTAATGAAGTAATGTCTTCAAATGATGGATCTTTTTATGATGATGATAATGATGATGAAGATTGGATAGAACTATACAACTATGGGGAATCCGCTATAAACTTAGGAGGTTTTTCATTAACAGATGATAAGGATGAAACAGATAAATGGGAGTTTCCAGATTTCACGTTACAGCCAGGTGCTTACCTATTGATTTGGGCATCCGGCAAGAACAAAAAAGACTCCATGTCTCCACTGCATACTAATTTCAGCATCAGTGCTGATGGGGAGGCTCTGTATTTATTCACACCTGACAATGAGGAAATCAGTAAAATAGACGTTCCTCCCGTACCCACTAATTATTCCTATGGCAGATTTCCAAATGGGACTGGTGATTGGTATTTTTATAACTCTCCAAGCCCCAAAAAAAGCAATGGAGAAAATGGACAGTCAAATCTTTTATCACCTCCAACATTTTCAACACCTCCAGGATGGTATTCACAGCCCACAACCATCGAATTAACGTCCTCCGTCCCAGAAGCAATGATCCTTTATACACTTGATGGATCTATTCCGGATATAAACAATCTCGATGGAGAGGGGATTCCGTTTCTCATTAATTATTTTCATTTTGGAGAATGGAACGAAAGCAAAAATATCTCAAGAAGGAATACCACATACGTATACACAACGCCGCTTCAACTTTCCGATAAAACATCCAAAGACAATGATTTATCAGATATCATCACTACATATCGTACTGATTTTGGCCATGGCTGGAAGCGCCCTCAAGAAAACGTATTCAAAGGTCAAGTCATCAGAACGGCCACCTACAAAGACGGAAATATCAGCCCTGTAAATACTGGCAGTTTCCTTTTCCATCCAGATAAAAATAACCGGTATGAATTACCTATAATCTCCTTGGTTTCTTCCCAGGAAAACTTATTTGGTCATGAAGAAGGAATCTACGTACAAGGAAAAGAATATTTTGATGCAGGCGGCACTGAGCACAGCTATGTTTCCGTTGCGAATTATTACCATAGGGGCAAAGATTGGGAAAAACAGGTTCATTTAGAATTTTTTTTAAAAAACGGGAAGCTCGATTTTTCTCAAAATCTCGGCACCCGTATACATGGCGGGGGGTCAAGGTCCAAACCTATGAAAAGCCTTAGGTTATACGGAAGAAATGAATATGATAGTGACAATGAAATGGCTTATACTTTTCTGCCAGAGGCATCAGATGCATTTGGCAATACGATGGAAAGCTATAAGCATCTTTTGTTACGAGCTGGAGGGGATTACATGGATATTTATACAGATGCGGTATCTCAAAAAATCATGTCTCCAGCAAAAGTAGATCTTCAGGACAGTCGCCCCTCTATCCTGCTATTAAATGGAGAATTTTGGGGGATTATCAATCTACGAGAAAGACTAAATGACCACCATATTTCCAGAAAATATCACGTAAAAGATGACAATCTAATAATTCTTAATGCCCCATGGGGAAATGGAAGTGAAAGCCAAGTAGAAACGGGCGAGCCATCAGATATTAGTTATTATCGTAATCTATATCAATTTGCGATTGACAAAGATCTCAGTCAGGAAACAAATTATAGTTATATAGAAGAGCATTTAGACGTTCTTAGTTATGTAGATTATAATATCATGTTTATCTACATGAACAATACGGACTGGGACGGAGAAAAACATTTTAGGTATTGGAGAACAAAGGAAACGAGTAGTAAGCCATATGAAGATGGTAAATGGCGTTTGATGATATGGGATTTTGACGCAAGTGCCCGCTACCAAGCTCCAGCCTCATATGATTTTTTAGACAACTTTATTCACCCCGAGGGCGGAGGTGAATTCCGCCCCACTGGTGATCCGGAGAAAACTGCCCTGTTGCGAAGCCTACTTACCAATGCTTCTTTCAGAAACCTCTTTATAAACAGGTTTGCTGATCACATTAACACTACTTTTCATCCCGATAGGACAGCAAGGATAATCCAAGAAAGATACCAAGAACTTCAACCACATCTGGAAGAGCACTTTAAAAGATGGAACCATCATGGAACAAACGAAGATCGAAAAAATGAGTTGATCACCTATTTCAAAGAACGGCCCAACTATCAAAGAAAACATATCGAGGACCACTTTAATATCGAAGAAGACCTGAAACTGACACTCGATGTATCGAATCCAAATCATGGATTTATCAAATGCAACACCATCGATATTAAGCCGAGCACCCCTGGAATACCGGATCAATCTTACCCATGGAATGGCACCTATTTTAAAAACATCCCGGTCACTTTAGAAGCAAAACCAATGGAGGGTTTTGAATTCCACCACTGGGCAGTAGGTGAGGAAAGGTATAATGATCCAACAATTACATTAAGCTTAGAGGAAAACACAAAGGCCTTAGCTGTATTTACTCCGACTGAAGAGCAATCACAGCGTCTCATTCATTTTTGGCATTTTGATAAAGATAATGTAGAAAATGATGTCGCATTAACACAAATAGAAGCTTCCTACAGTCTTACCGGTTCAAATGCTGTCTTACATTTCCAACCAGTCATTCCATATTATCCTCCTCCTTCTGGCACAGCAGGAATAATGGACCGAGTCAACGATCCGACACCAATAAACTACCGAGAAAAAGGCAACCGTGGCAAGCCTTATCTATCAAACCAAATGCGAGGCATCCGAACGCGTAACCCACTTGTAATGAGCGGAAAAGAAGCCTTCTTGGTATTTGAAATCCCTACAAATAATTTTAAAGACATCATATTATCGATGGCTATCTCTAGGACAGGAAGTGGGCCTGAAAAAGCTTTGATAGAGTACACCATGGATGGAGAAGAGTGGATTAGTGACCAATTAGAAACCAAAGAAATTTTACTGGAAGAAGATTTTAAGTTAGTTTCTATGGACTTCACGTCAATCCTTGGAGCTAACAACAACAAGGACTTCAAGGTGAGACTAAAGTTTAGCGGCCCCACTGTATTCGGTGATGCTGGCAATGCACGTTTCAACAATGTCAGTGTAGATGGATATCTAATTGAAGATGTCATTACGGATCTCCCCTCCAATCCCGAAGAAACACCAGGAAATTATCTTGAAAAGATATATCCCAATCCAACAAACGACAAACTGAACCTGAAGTTCAAGGGTGATAGCCACTCAAATATCAGGTATATGGAAATCATAAATTCAAATGGCAATATTATAAATAAGATCGATAACATCCCATCAAATCAAATTACTATATCGACCTCAGCGTTTCCTACGGGGCTTTACACCCTGAAGATAGTGACAAATCAAAAAATAGAAATTTCCAAATTCATCAAATTATAA
- a CDS encoding BamA/TamA family outer membrane protein, translating to MSVRIPLPLYTFVLSTLFVQLAGSVLAQSDSSAVADTGDAALHDKLLNTADEVLDWMSTDTWSFIPVVTYSPETSLGLGLGAIKLFQPREGASPSLRPSSMPITFIYTLKKQAILEVDLDLWKHENRDFFNASLELANYPFDFYGIGNDMPAENQESYASRYLYLRMNYMRRVWSNVYLGPWIEFRTEDVYKTLPGGLLDSGTIAGSDGPQVAGVGLKLNYDSRNDIFQPGKGSFHQLSWITNQSFLGSEYTFDRYEVDMRKYFPVWKNKVLAVQGYWSFVDGLAPFQQTSLLGGSKRMRGYFEGRYRDQLAMIYQAELRMPIYRSLGMVFFGSTGQVAAQASQYSFDRFHYGAGFGFRYQLMDEGINIRIDFGFGDQTAFYFGLNEVF from the coding sequence ATGAGCGTACGCATTCCTTTGCCTTTGTACACGTTTGTGTTGAGCACCCTGTTTGTTCAGTTGGCTGGTTCGGTGTTGGCACAATCCGATAGTTCAGCGGTCGCCGATACCGGTGATGCGGCACTCCATGATAAGCTGCTCAATACCGCAGATGAGGTATTGGACTGGATGAGTACGGATACGTGGTCCTTTATCCCGGTGGTGACGTATTCTCCCGAAACCAGTTTGGGCTTGGGGCTTGGGGCCATCAAGCTGTTTCAGCCTCGAGAAGGAGCCTCTCCATCCCTTCGCCCTTCCTCCATGCCCATTACCTTTATTTATACGCTAAAGAAGCAAGCGATACTGGAAGTGGATTTGGACCTGTGGAAGCATGAAAACCGGGATTTCTTCAATGCAAGCTTAGAGCTGGCCAATTATCCCTTTGATTTCTATGGCATAGGAAACGATATGCCTGCTGAAAACCAAGAGTCATACGCCAGTCGTTACCTTTATTTGCGCATGAATTATATGCGAAGAGTGTGGTCAAATGTATACTTGGGGCCATGGATAGAATTCAGGACGGAGGATGTCTATAAAACCCTGCCTGGTGGGTTGTTGGATAGCGGTACCATTGCCGGTAGTGATGGTCCACAAGTAGCCGGCGTGGGCCTAAAACTGAATTATGATTCCAGAAATGACATATTCCAACCGGGCAAAGGCTCATTCCACCAACTTTCCTGGATTACCAACCAATCATTTTTGGGAAGTGAGTACACATTTGACCGTTATGAGGTCGATATGAGGAAGTACTTCCCGGTTTGGAAGAATAAGGTCTTGGCAGTCCAAGGGTATTGGAGTTTTGTGGACGGGCTGGCTCCTTTTCAGCAAACGTCCCTTTTGGGCGGCAGTAAACGGATGAGGGGATATTTTGAGGGGAGGTACCGCGACCAACTAGCCATGATTTACCAGGCAGAGCTTCGGATGCCTATCTACCGGAGCTTGGGCATGGTCTTTTTTGGCAGCACAGGCCAAGTGGCAGCACAGGCCTCACAATATAGCTTCGACCGGTTCCATTACGGTGCAGGGTTTGGGTTCCGTTACCAGTTAATGGACGAAGGAATCAATATCCGCATTGATTTTGGCTTTGGTGACCAGACAGCTTTCTATTTTGGGTTGAATGAGGTTTTTTAG
- the wecB gene encoding non-hydrolyzing UDP-N-acetylglucosamine 2-epimerase: MLQITLIAGARPNFMKIAPLIHAIHDLQHAGHALKYRLVHTGQHYDHKMSGDFFEQLEIPDPDVNLGAGGGTQAEQTAAIMIGFEKELIANRPDVVLVVGDVTSTLACSITAKKLQVPVVHVEGGIRSGDMSMPEEINRIVTDSITDHFFTTSELANENLRKVGVDAQRIHFVGNTMIDTLLKQQPRFQKPQGELFDALEKNGYFVLTLHRPANVDEEVKLKATMEAILAGTGECPVLFPVHPRTAKILKNLGIKHPRLHYLEPLSYLSFNFLVQHAKGVITDSGGITEEASVMNVPCLTLRDNTERPETIHQGTNELVGTSPERLKPFLERILAGNWKQYQGISLWDGHAAERIIKVLYEIYGKVSR, encoded by the coding sequence ATGCTTCAAATTACGCTGATCGCCGGGGCTCGCCCAAACTTCATGAAAATAGCGCCACTTATCCATGCTATTCATGATTTACAACATGCAGGCCATGCACTGAAATATCGATTGGTCCATACCGGGCAGCATTATGACCACAAAATGTCCGGAGACTTTTTTGAGCAATTGGAAATTCCAGACCCTGATGTTAACCTGGGTGCTGGCGGTGGCACTCAGGCAGAACAAACCGCTGCCATCATGATTGGTTTCGAAAAGGAACTTATCGCGAACCGGCCGGATGTTGTATTGGTGGTAGGGGACGTGACCTCTACCTTGGCCTGCAGCATTACGGCCAAAAAGCTGCAGGTCCCCGTGGTGCATGTGGAAGGCGGGATCCGGTCTGGTGATATGAGCATGCCGGAAGAGATCAATAGAATCGTAACCGATAGCATTACCGATCATTTTTTTACCACTTCTGAATTGGCCAATGAAAACTTGAGAAAGGTCGGTGTGGACGCCCAGCGGATACATTTCGTGGGAAACACGATGATTGATACTTTGCTGAAACAACAGCCGCGGTTTCAAAAACCTCAGGGCGAGCTGTTCGATGCCTTGGAGAAGAATGGTTACTTTGTCCTTACACTTCATCGGCCGGCCAATGTGGATGAGGAAGTTAAGCTGAAAGCTACCATGGAAGCGATTTTGGCTGGAACAGGAGAATGTCCGGTGTTGTTCCCTGTCCATCCTCGGACAGCGAAAATCCTAAAAAACTTGGGCATCAAACATCCCCGGCTACACTATTTGGAGCCTTTATCGTATCTGTCATTTAATTTTTTGGTGCAGCATGCAAAAGGCGTGATCACCGATTCGGGGGGAATTACAGAGGAAGCCTCCGTCATGAATGTGCCTTGCCTGACCCTTCGCGATAATACCGAGCGACCTGAAACCATTCATCAAGGCACTAATGAATTGGTGGGGACGTCTCCTGAGCGGCTTAAGCCTTTTCTCGAGAGAATTTTGGCAGGCAATTGGAAACAATACCAAGGGATTTCCCTTTGGGACGGTCATGCCGCGGAGAGGATCATTAAAGTGCTCTATGAAATCTATGGAAAAGTTTCTCGATGA